Proteins from one Dama dama isolate Ldn47 chromosome 12, ASM3311817v1, whole genome shotgun sequence genomic window:
- the LOC133066897 gene encoding olfactory receptor 11H6, whose product SRLFIALLTSVSLTALGSQNKTMHFVTEFVLLGFPGEREMQMFFFSLILVVYLLTLLGNGAIVCAVKWDRRLHTPMYIFLGNFAFLEIWYVSSTVPNMLVNILSDTKTISFTGCFIQFYFFFSLGTTECFFLSVMAYDRYLAICCPVHYPSIMTGKFCVILVCVCWVSGFLCYPVPIVLISQLPFCEPNIINHFVCDPGPLFALACIPAPSTELICYTFNSVIIFGPFLSILGSYTLVLRAVLRFPSHAGRTKAFSTCGSHLMVVSLFYGTLMVMYVSPTSGNPAGMQKVITLVYSAVTPLLNPLIYSLRNKDMKDALKKVLGLRINQN is encoded by the coding sequence TCACGATTATTCATTGCTCTGTTAACTTCAGTTTCTCTAACAGCTTTGGGATCCCAGAACAAAACAATGCATTTTGTGACTGAGTTTGTccttctgggtttccctggtgaaaGGGAGATGCAGATGTTCTTCTTCTCATTAATCCTGGTGGTCTATCTCCTGACACTGCTGGGGAATGGGGCTATTGTCTGTGCAGTGAAATGGGACAGGAGGCTTCACACACCCATGTACATCTTCTTGGGAAACTTTGCCTTCCTAGAGATCTGGTATGTTTCCTCCACTGTCCCAAACATGCTGGTCAACATCCTCTCTGATACCAAGaccatctccttcactggctgcTTCATccaattctatttctttttttcacttggtACAACAGAGTGTTTCTTCCTATCAGTTATGGCCTATGATCGGTACCTGGCCATCTGTTGCCCAGTGCATTACCCCTCCATCATGACTGGGAAGTTCTGTGTGATCCTAGTCTGTGTTTGTTGGGTGAGTGGATTTCTCTGCTATCCAGTCCCCATTGTCCTTATCTCCCAACTTCCCTTCTGTGAACCCAACATCATCAACCACTTTGTGTGTGACCCAGGCCCATTATTTGCACTGGCCTGCATCCCTGCTCCTTCCACTGAGCTTATTTGCTACACCTTCAACTCAGTGATTATTTTTGGCCCCTTCCTTTCCATCTTGGGATCTTATACACTGGTACTCAGAGCTGTACTTCGTTTTCCCTCTCATGCTGGCAGAACGAAAGCTTTCTCCACATGCGGGTCCCACCTAATGGTGGTGTCTTTGTTCTATGGAACCCTTATGGTGATGTATGTGAGCCCAACATCAGGAAACCCAGCAGGAATGCAAAAAGTCATCACTTTGGTATACTCAGCAGTGACTCCGCTCTTAAATCCACTTATCTACAGTCTCCGAAACAAAGACATGAAAGATGCCCTAAAGAAAGTCCTGGGATTAAGAATTAATCAAAACTGA
- the LOC133067314 gene encoding olfactory receptor 11H7: protein MNKSGISTVTQFVLLGFPGPWKMQIIFFSMILLVYILTLTGNIAIMCAVMWDHRLHTPMYVFLANFSFLEVWYVTCTVPNMLVNFLSKTKTISFSGCFTQFYFFFSLGTTECFFLCVMAYDRYLAICRPLHYPTIMTGKLCAILVSLCWLTGFLGYSVPILFISQLPYCGPNIIDHFLCDVDPLIALSCASSPIIEHVFHSVSSLIITLTILYILGSYTLVVRAVLRVPSSSGRQKAFSTCGSHLVVVSLFYGTIMVMYVRPTSGNSVAMHKIITLIYSVVTPVLNPFIYSLRNRDMKFALHQVLCGMRIMQTS from the coding sequence ATGAATAAGTCAGGAATATCTACTGTGACACAGTTTGTCTTGTTGGGCTTTCCTGGTCCCTGGAAAATGCAGATCATCTTCTTCTCAATGATTCTGTTGGTCTACATCTTGACTCTAACTGGGAACATAGCCATCATGTGTGCTGTGATGTGGGACCACCGACTCCATACCCCTATGTACGTGTTCCTGGCCAACTTCTCCTTCTTAGAGGTCTGGTATGTGACCTGCACAGTCCCCAATATGCTGgtcaattttctttccaaaacCAAAACCATATCCTTCTCTGGTTGCTTCACTCAGttctacttcttcttttccctggGCACAACTGAATGCTTCTTCCTCTGTGTCATGGCTTATGATCGTTACCTTGCCATCTGTCGTCCACTGCACTATCCCACCATCATGACTGGGAAGCTCTGTGCCATTCTAGTGTCTCTTTGTTGGCTCACTGGTTTCTTAGGATATTCAGTTcctattcttttcatttctcaacTACCCTATTGTGGTCCCAACATCATTGATCACTTTCTGTGTGATGTGGACCCACTGATTGCATTGTCCTGTGCCAGTTCACCCATAATAGAGCATGTATTCCATTCTGTGAGCTCTCTTATCATCACTCTGACCATTTTGTACATCCTTGGATCCTATACCTTGGTGGTCAGAGCTGTGCTTCGGGTTCCTTCTTCATCTGGGCGGCAAAAGGCCTTCTCTACTTGTGGATCCCACTTAGTCGTTGTATCTCTGTTCTATGGAACCATTATGGTGATGTATGTGAGGCCCACATCTGGCAACTCAGTTGCTATGCATAAAATCATCACACTGATATACTCTGTAGTGACACCAGTCTTAAATCCCTTCATCTACAGCCTACGCAACAGGGACATGAAATTTGCCCTCCATCAGGTCCTCTGTGGAATGAGAATTATGCAAACTTCATGA
- the LOC133067316 gene encoding olfactory receptor 11H6-like translates to MNVSGVNTVTEFILLSFPCSREVQVLLFVLFSVSYILTLMGNGAIVFAVKLDHRLHTPMYTLLANFSFLEMCYINTTVPNMLRNFLSETKTISFTACFLQFYFFFSMGTTETFLLPLMAFDRYLAICRPLHYPTIMSSRLCINLVGLCWVTAFLCYPVPIYFITQLPFCGPNTIDHFVCDPGPLLALSCIPAPGIELSCSILSSLIIFSTFFFILGSYTLVLRAVLRVPSAAGRRKAFSTCGSHLVVVSLFYGTLMVMYISPTSGNPAGIQKSVTLFYSSLTPLVNPLIYSLRNKDMKAALTKIQKCTKISQSE, encoded by the coding sequence ATGAATGTGTCAGGAGTCAACACGGTGACTGAATTCATACTCCTGAGTTTTCCCTGCTCTAGAGAGGTTCAAGTCCTCCTCTTTGTGCTCTTCTCTGTGTCCTACATCCTGACACTGATGGGGAATGGGGCCATTGTCTTTGCAGTGAAGCTGGATCacagactccacactcccatgtACACTCTGTTGGCCAACTTCTCGTTCCTGGAGATGTGTTACATCAACACCACCGTTCCCAATATGTTAAGGAACTTCCTGTCTGAGACCAAAACCATCTCTTTCACTGCCTGTTTCCTCCAGTTCTACTTCTTCTTCTCCATGGGCACCACTGAGACCTTCTTACTGCCCCTCATGGCTTTTGATCGCTACTTGGCCATCTGCCGACCTCTCCACTATCCTACCATCATGAGCAGCCGTCTCTGCATCAACTTGGTGGGCCTCTGCTGGGTTACAGCCTTCCTTTGCTATCCAGTCCCTATCTATTTCATCACTCAACTCCCCTTTTGTGGCCCCAATACCATTGACCATTTTGTCTGTGACCCTGGTCCCCTTCTGGCCCTGTCCTGCATCCCTGCCCCTGGAATTGAGCTTTCCTGTTCTATATTGAGCTCTCTTATTATCTTTAGCaccttctttttcattcttgGGTCTTACACCCTGGTTCTCAGAGCAGTGTTGCGAGTCCCTTCAGCTGCCGGCAGACGTAAGGCCTTCTCCACTTGTGGTTCCCACTTGGTAGTCGTGTCACTGTTTTATGGAACTCTCATGGTCATGTACATCAGCCCAACTTCTGGAAATCCAGCTGGGATACAGAAGAGTGTAACGTTGTTCTACTCCTCCTTGACTCCACTTGTAAATCCACTGATCTACAGTCTCCGGAACAAGGACATGAAGGCTGCATTGACAAAAATTCAGAAGTGCACAAAAATTAGTCAAAGTGAGTGA